From the genome of Vibrio orientalis CIP 102891 = ATCC 33934:
CTTGGTCTGATCGCGACCGTTTTATTTTGTCTAATGGCCACGGCTCAATGCTGATCTACAGCTTGCTGCACCTAACGGGTTACGACTTAACGATGGAAGACATCAAATCATTCCGTCAGCTTCACGCTAAAACAGCAGGTCACCCAGAGTACGGCTACGCGCCGGGTATCGAAACCACGACAGGGCCGTTAGGTCAGGGCATTACCAATGGTGTTGGTATGGCACTGGCTGAAAAAGTACTGGGTGAGCAATTTAACCGTCCGGGTCATGACATTGTTGACCACTTTACCTATGTGTTTATGGGTGATGGCTGCATGATGGAAGGCATTTCTCATGAGGCGTGTTCACTCGCTGGCACACTCGGCTTAGGTAAGCTAGTTGCGTTCTGGGATGACAACGGCATTTCGATTGACGGTGAAGTGGAAGGTTGGTTCTCTGACGATACGCCAAAACGATTTGAAGCGTACGGCTGGCATGTTATCGCCGATGTGGATGGTCATAATGCCGAAGCAATCCGCAAAGCGATTCTAGAAGCGAAAGCAGAGACCGATAAGCCGACATTGATCTGTTGTAAAACCATTATCGGCTTTGGTTCGCCAAATAAATCAGCAAGCCATGACTGCCACGGTGCACCATTGGGTGAAGATGAAGTGGCATTAGTGCGCGAAAACCTAGGTTGGGACTACGCGCCGTTTGAGATTCCTGCGGATATCTACTCTGAGTGGGATGGTAAAGACGCGGGCAAAGATGCTCAAGCACAATGGCAAAACCGTTTTGATGCTTATCAGCAAGCGTTCCCAGAACTGGCGGCAGAATATAAGCGCCGCGTAGAAGGTGAGCTTCCAGAAAACTGGCAGCAAATCAGCCAAGATGTGATCGCGACGCTGCAAGCCAACCCAGCAACGATAGCAACGCGTAAAGCATCACAAAATGCGATTGAAGCGTTCGGTGCTCACTTACCGGAATTCTTAGGTGGTTCGGCAGATTTAACGCCATCAAACCTGACTAACTGGTCTGGTTCTAAAGCTATCTCTGCGCAAGATGCGTCAGGTAACTACCTAAGCTACGGGGTACGTGAGTTTGCTATGTCAGCAATGATGAACGGCATTGCCCTGCACGGTGGTTTTATCCCTTACGGCGGCACCTTCCTGATGTTTATGGAATACGCACGTAATGCACTGCGCATGGCAGCATTGATGAAGCAACGCAGCATCTTTGTCTACACCCATGACTCGATCGGTTTAGGTGAAGATGGCCCAACGCATCAACCTGTCGAGCAAATTGCGTCACTGCGTTTAACGCCAAACATGAGCACATGGCGTCCATGTGACCAAGTGGAAACCGCAGTAGCTTGGAAGTCAGCAGTTGAGCGCAAAGATGGCCCTACATCACTGATTTTCTCTCGTCAAAATCTTGTTCAATTTGAGCGCGACCAAGCAACGCTTAATGATGTCGCAAAAGGCGGCTATATCTTGTCGGATTGCGATGGTCAGCCAGAGTTAATCTTGATTGCTACAGGTTCTGAAGTGGCACTGGCAATGCAGGCGAAAGAACAGCTTTCTAATGTGCGTTGTCGTGTCGTGTCTATGCCATCGACAGACCTGTTTGAAGCGCAAACGCCAGAGTATCGAGAGCAGGTTCTACCAGCATCGGTGAGCAAACGTATCGCGATTGAAGCGGGTATTGCTGACTACTGGTTTAAATACACCGGCCTTAATGGCGACATCATCGGTATGACGACATTTGGTGAGTCTGCACCAGCAGAACAGCTCTTTGAAATGTACGGCTTTACGGTAGAGAACGTCGTCGCGAAAGCACACGCGTTACTGGAGAAGTAATCATGAGCATGGCAAAGCGATTTATCGAAATGGATAGCTCAGATTGCCTGCGTACTAAGGCTGCGAAAGCGGCCTTAGACCAAGTGCTGAGAGTGTTAACGCCATCGTCTGTGATCGGTATTGGTACTGGCGCGACGGTAGAGATATTTATTCAATTGCTTAAACAAAGCGGCGCAGAGTTTTCTCACTGCGTGTCGAGTTCAGAGCGTTCCAGCAAAGCGCTTCAACAAGCAGGTTTAAGCGAGCAGCCTATCTCTTCTTGCGAGCGTGTCGATGTCTATGTTGATGGTATCGATGAAGGGTTAAGCAGCGGCGAAACCGTCAAAGGTGGCGGGGCAGCGTTAGCGCGTGAAAAGGTTCTAGCAACCATGGCGATGAGCTTTATCACTATCGCTGACAGTGGGCGTTTAAAACTTGCTTTAGGGACGTTTCCGCTGCCGATTGAAGTGCTTCCAGCGGCAGAGTTAGCGGTTACGCACGCACTGCAAAGTCTAGGTGGAACGCCAGTGCGCAGAGAAGGGTGCACAACTGATAATGGCAACATCATACTTGACTGTTCTGGGCTGGATTTAAGCGAACCACAGGCTTTAGAAGTGTCATTGAACAGCATTCCTGGCGTGGTTGAAAACGGTATTTTTGCCCGCCGAAAAGCTGACTATATGGCGTTTTCTGATGATGGTGGTGTGCATTGGTTAGCGCGAAATTGAGACTTAGATAACAACTCTAATTATATCTCTATCAACAACAAATGAATTAGGTTTAAAAGATGACGGAACGCAATTTTTCCACACAAATGTTAGGGTATTTTGATGACTGTACTGATGAATTACTCAACGACTTATCTGGATTAATTGCCATTCCGTCAGTTCGTGATTTAAGCACTAAATCAGTCAACGCGCCGTTTGGTCAAAGTATCAGAAAATCCTTTGATTACTTGATTGACTGGGCAAAGCGTGAGGGGTTCGAAGTACGAGATCACCAAGGCTATGCGCTCGATATTAGCTACGGTGAAGGTAAAGAAGAAATTGGTATTCTGCACCATGTTGATGTTGTGCCCGCAGGCGATGAAGCGAATTGGATTACCCATCCATTTACGCTTCACCAACAAGGAGACCTAGTATTCGGTCGCGGCGTAACGGATAACAAAGGGCCTCTTATGGCTTCGCTATACATCCTCAAGATGTTTAAGCAGCTCAACACACCAATGACACGCAAAATTCGCGTGATTATCGGTGGCGCTGAAGAGACAACTTGGGAATGTGTAGAGCATTATTTCCGCCATCAGCCACAACCGGCTTTTGGCTTTTCTCCCGATGGCGACTTCCCAATCGTCAATGGAGAAAAAGGTATCTTGTATGCCGAGTTACAAAAAGAATCCCAAACTTTACGTGACTTAGGAGTGTGTCAGATTTATCGAATTGAAAGTGAGCGAGACCGAACGTCAACGTGTCACCACCTTTCAATTTGGTTTTCAGGCCAACAGGCAGCAAGTGTGGCGCAGCGCTTTGATGGCGTTGCCGACGTAACTCAACAGAAGGAGTTGTACCGCGTTGTATTGACAACGCCGTGGGAGAAATCTCGCAACCCGCATCGCGTCCAAAATTGTATGGACAAGTTTATGGCTGTGATGCGCCATGTTGAAGGGTTAGATGCTAACTCAAAAAGCTTAATCGAGTTGTTAGAGTCATGTTTTGCAGACTCAATCGACGGAGCAAAATTAGGGCTAGCACATATGGATGATGAGATGGGAGGCACCAGTTGCTGCGTCTCTTCAATTAACCTTGATGAACATGGATATAACTTGGATTTTGATTTTCGGTTTCCTAAAGGACTGAGCATCGAAGAAACTCGTACCCAACTTCAACACTTATCCCAAAAGTATGGAGTGAGTTTCACCGAGCAGCAGTACTTACCTCTATCTTACCTCTCACCCGAAAGTGACCTTATCCAAGCGATGGGAAAAGCGTATTCCGAAGTTACGGGAATGGAAGCTCAATGCTTTAGCAAAGGTGCAGCATCGTATGCACGGGCGCTAAACAACGGTGTGGCATTCGGACCTACTTTTCCAGGTGATGTGACGAAAGTGCATGAGCCAAACGAACAGCTCAGCCTCGAGTCATTGAGAAAAGCAATAACAATATACGTGAAAGTTCTCATATCACTTCAGGAGTAAATTATGAGAGATAAGGTTCAAGCACTTGCTGGCGGCATGATGGTATCTATCATCGTGTTAGTAATTGCAGGTATTTACATTGGTATTGGTGCAGGCGTTGTAAACCAAATGTCGGCTCAAGACTCTGTTATCTATGCATTCTTCAAACTGATGTTGGATCTCGGTTTGATGGTGATGCGTAACCTACCACCATTCTTTGCCATTGGTTTGGCGTTCGCACTTTCTAAATCAGAGAAAGGGTGGGCGGCGTTCACTGGCTTCACTATGTTTATGTGTTTCAACGTTGCGATTGGCTCGATTGCCTCATTCAACGGCTGGACACCAGAAACAACCAGCGTGGACTACCTAGTAAACACATTAGGTTACGACAAAGTTGACGCACAAAACTTCAATTCACTATGGGGTGAAAACCTAGGCGTATTCTCATACAACATGGGTATTTTCAGCGGTATCATCGTGGGTTGTTTGACGGCATGGCTACATAACCGTTTCTACAAATTTGAAATGCCATCAATGTTGAGTTTCTTCTCGGGCCCTCGCGCTGTGGTGATCTTCTCTTACATGGCGATCATGCCAGTAGGTTTGGTTGCTTACCACGCATGGCCTCCTATTGCTGGCGGTCTACAGTCAATTACGACGTTGATCACTAGCTCGGGTATCTTTGGTTCATTCCTGTTCGGTGTGTTTGATAAAGGTCTACTACCATTTGGTCTTCATCACCTGATTGCGTTCCCTATCGAGTACACTCGTGTTGGTGGTGTGATGGAAATTGATGGCGTGATTTACGAAGGTGTTCGTAACATCATGAACGGTCAAATGAGCTCACCTGATGCAATTGGCTACATCACGCATAACTTTACTAGTGGTCGTATTCCAATTCAGATCGGTGGTCTAACAGGCGCTGCGTACGCAATGTACGTGACAGCGAAAACTGAAAACCGTAAGAAAGTGGCAGCGCTAATGGTTCCTGCGGTGTTTACTGCAGCGGTTATCGGTATTACAGAGCCTCTAGAGTACACCTTCTTATTTGTTCAACCATTCCTGTTCTTTGCTGTGCATGTGCCACTAAATGGTCTTGCGTATGTGATTACTGAAATGATGGGCGTGTCTATCCATGGTAACCAGTTACTGTTCATGGTG
Proteins encoded in this window:
- a CDS encoding Sapep family Mn(2+)-dependent dipeptidase; its protein translation is MTERNFSTQMLGYFDDCTDELLNDLSGLIAIPSVRDLSTKSVNAPFGQSIRKSFDYLIDWAKREGFEVRDHQGYALDISYGEGKEEIGILHHVDVVPAGDEANWITHPFTLHQQGDLVFGRGVTDNKGPLMASLYILKMFKQLNTPMTRKIRVIIGGAEETTWECVEHYFRHQPQPAFGFSPDGDFPIVNGEKGILYAELQKESQTLRDLGVCQIYRIESERDRTSTCHHLSIWFSGQQAASVAQRFDGVADVTQQKELYRVVLTTPWEKSRNPHRVQNCMDKFMAVMRHVEGLDANSKSLIELLESCFADSIDGAKLGLAHMDDEMGGTSCCVSSINLDEHGYNLDFDFRFPKGLSIEETRTQLQHLSQKYGVSFTEQQYLPLSYLSPESDLIQAMGKAYSEVTGMEAQCFSKGAASYARALNNGVAFGPTFPGDVTKVHEPNEQLSLESLRKAITIYVKVLISLQE
- a CDS encoding PTS transporter subunit EIIC, which translates into the protein MRDKVQALAGGMMVSIIVLVIAGIYIGIGAGVVNQMSAQDSVIYAFFKLMLDLGLMVMRNLPPFFAIGLAFALSKSEKGWAAFTGFTMFMCFNVAIGSIASFNGWTPETTSVDYLVNTLGYDKVDAQNFNSLWGENLGVFSYNMGIFSGIIVGCLTAWLHNRFYKFEMPSMLSFFSGPRAVVIFSYMAIMPVGLVAYHAWPPIAGGLQSITTLITSSGIFGSFLFGVFDKGLLPFGLHHLIAFPIEYTRVGGVMEIDGVIYEGVRNIMNGQMSSPDAIGYITHNFTSGRIPIQIGGLTGAAYAMYVTAKTENRKKVAALMVPAVFTAAVIGITEPLEYTFLFVQPFLFFAVHVPLNGLAYVITEMMGVSIHGNQLLFMVPNLLQPEKVHAWALLWIIPLYFVIYFYTFKFFILKFDSKTPGREDAEEGDIALYSKDDFKKKQKQNTAGLPVEIIKALGGADNIDNVSNCATRLRVSLHDDTLTASDDFWKKELNAIGVVRMPKGIQVIYGANVITIASGIKEALGVDS
- the tkt gene encoding transketolase — protein: MITRSKLADTIRVLSMDAVQKAGSGHPGAPMGMADIAEVLWRDFLKHNPTDPTWSDRDRFILSNGHGSMLIYSLLHLTGYDLTMEDIKSFRQLHAKTAGHPEYGYAPGIETTTGPLGQGITNGVGMALAEKVLGEQFNRPGHDIVDHFTYVFMGDGCMMEGISHEACSLAGTLGLGKLVAFWDDNGISIDGEVEGWFSDDTPKRFEAYGWHVIADVDGHNAEAIRKAILEAKAETDKPTLICCKTIIGFGSPNKSASHDCHGAPLGEDEVALVRENLGWDYAPFEIPADIYSEWDGKDAGKDAQAQWQNRFDAYQQAFPELAAEYKRRVEGELPENWQQISQDVIATLQANPATIATRKASQNAIEAFGAHLPEFLGGSADLTPSNLTNWSGSKAISAQDASGNYLSYGVREFAMSAMMNGIALHGGFIPYGGTFLMFMEYARNALRMAALMKQRSIFVYTHDSIGLGEDGPTHQPVEQIASLRLTPNMSTWRPCDQVETAVAWKSAVERKDGPTSLIFSRQNLVQFERDQATLNDVAKGGYILSDCDGQPELILIATGSEVALAMQAKEQLSNVRCRVVSMPSTDLFEAQTPEYREQVLPASVSKRIAIEAGIADYWFKYTGLNGDIIGMTTFGESAPAEQLFEMYGFTVENVVAKAHALLEK
- the rpiA gene encoding ribose-5-phosphate isomerase RpiA; the encoded protein is MSMAKRFIEMDSSDCLRTKAAKAALDQVLRVLTPSSVIGIGTGATVEIFIQLLKQSGAEFSHCVSSSERSSKALQQAGLSEQPISSCERVDVYVDGIDEGLSSGETVKGGGAALAREKVLATMAMSFITIADSGRLKLALGTFPLPIEVLPAAELAVTHALQSLGGTPVRREGCTTDNGNIILDCSGLDLSEPQALEVSLNSIPGVVENGIFARRKADYMAFSDDGGVHWLARN